The segment GAGTTTCGCTACCTGTGCTCGCCTAGAGTACGAGTCGTCACGCAGACAATTGCAGTAGAACAGGTGATTCTCAGACCCCCGAAGACCGGCGACAAAGATTGCAAACCCCAGAAAGCCAGAAAGATTGCAAACCCCAGGAGGAAGATATGCGAACAACGTCCAAGCTTCTCTCGTCCCTGCTCCTCACCCTGTCCCTGTTGTTCACCCTGTCCCTCGCCGGGCTGCTCGGCTTGGCGGCGGCGCAGCAGACAACCCAGCAAGAGGCGCAGGCGAGAGCCGAACTGCAAGACGCCGACGGCAACACGGTCGGCCACGCCACCTTCTCGAGCAGCGACGAGGGCGCGGTTATAGTCCGGATCGAGCTCGAGGGCTTCGAGGCCGCGGCCGGCGGCGAGCACGGCATTCACCTTCACGAGACGGGCTTATGCGAACCACCCGACTTCGAGTCCGCCGGCGATCACTTCAACCCGACGGACGCCGAGCACGGCCTCTTGAACCCCGACGGGCCGCACGCCGGCGACCTGCCCAACATCCACGTCGACGAGGACGGCAACGCCTCCTACGAGGTGACCACGCTGCTCATCACCCTGGCTGAGGGTGAGAGGTCGATCCTGAACGGGGACGGCACCGCCCTGGTCATCCACACGGA is part of the Deinococcota bacterium genome and harbors:
- a CDS encoding superoxide dismutase family protein, which codes for MRTTSKLLSSLLLTLSLLFTLSLAGLLGLAAAQQTTQQEAQARAELQDADGNTVGHATFSSSDEGAVIVRIELEGFEAAAGGEHGIHLHETGLCEPPDFESAGDHFNPTDAEHGLLNPDGPHAGDLPNIHVDEDGNASYEVTTLLITLAEGERSILNGDGTALVIHTDADDHISDPSGESGDRIACGVVERVDQEAQAAGGEASEEIAERESEDDADETD